From the genome of Lotus japonicus ecotype B-129 chromosome 6, LjGifu_v1.2, one region includes:
- the LOC130722183 gene encoding cysteine-tryptophan domain-containing zinc finger protein 7-like isoform X2, with amino-acid sequence MEENTELEEGEACYHDDDDDKGINYLDSLSYFDEKIQHLLGHFKKDFEAGLSAQNLGPRFGDYGSFLPTYERSPCIPSHPKTPQRNHRSPKPPIKLHKEAASHNRKEPSDVPPFARLGNASHNSHSFHDAIAPSVDDSVKSNGGISSNDVAGRFTLKDDSRAKTGNSAEQRTLKFRIKMNSNILVKKNAEIYSGLGLDDSPSSSMGNSPAESEGILPVSQQKAEDSPTSIIQVMTSLTVPGGVLISPLHESLLNLIKTEKVIEDIRRMSSLNGHEEPCSMSTDESDSLVGNGHLKKRTVRQHEKRLELKHMNDTLSENDITLHMRKRLGNRTPDCKDFFSNDLKSTPLSSSICDAGETAKVTAKASAVSKEVNENRVQGRIVSVEALKESSLESVSGQDFEKIEKQNAGNGFMKSVLEEKLENSHKDMSADPKNNDKGNPYMVSKKVERDAVICKIDKKHETHQKVKAVSEGKNKSKVYQSPRKSEAVARKDGLGGANNALTTDKGSAGLDTISRSKMNKTKSPKDSKVGDINKDSLKGHKSERKVVGPHGNNAIKNININNEKQSAFRSKGKERPNGNKMVNQLLTGPCIKDASGLFPMVENNPAPETIPSVAAPLVIAEDWVACDNCEKWRLLPTGLKPEQLPEKWLCSMLNWLPGMNSCDISEDETTKAVQAFYQLPISECQNNMQTHATGTAIGVSSADSLQFGLNHKKSSSDVLPDGVKKKHVVKEKTMSGINNDVLQFSNSAKINAQVSGNNRSLNDMNQQPADSNPMKKMGSKQSSRFNNIVEEKHVPKQNDKQVNGGDRKHIKLKRKMDADHYGLGTPKKSKTENVCYADEKLDPSIGLEKVGLSARNGGLPAQASGKDMRKYDEYCSSLDVQDRLLVPVKKEGDQAQVSSGGGSLDVKNSRKNDGLMKKRKVQDWLDDEKHNTSHSLHADKQCGEEGNASKFRKEKKHKILNEEVRSVIEGDDNLTKVGMRQVCLLDNRDQFGTEVRYVDKGHQPRKHRKNIASHRALDGMDPLGKNLGSRQLSLAETSSSSKVSGSLKAKTNFDDVRGSPVESVSSSPSRACNLNKRILAVGGISVKDDATKGGFSSVGSRRSMDCREGKLSIKLKKDRVSYNSHPGSHKLSSIEYQVEEAKGKATVQAKTSSEIKYNHLLKDGVPIEQHGDDANDMHHEEKVNEDNQENDFSWQKSDKNTSLHNMEKNERSASQVVTDKMKASGSENCHSKNGRRYDSAVDPSYHASGPETRNDAKYCSLKSRCGTDNILKKSSLRHGSTETSKQTVLKQRDFENSVLKMDTQCSTDKKTISQQNLTQDGDEESKAHVCTESRDGKSIVLSSAAGQIKRETHVCSRTLMGDNSNANADVSGNGGVTRLKRNSADVSSNLLVNCSSVNFAPEQQLTVSSPLGANSSQTAGDTLDEAIKLKDRADHYKNSGFNFESNETYFQAGLKFLHGASRLESCHSESSKHGEMNHMQIYVTAAKLLK; translated from the exons ATGGAAGAGAATACTGAGCTTGAGGAAGGAGAGGCTTGctatcatgatgatgatgatgataaaggCATCAATTACCTTGATTCTCTGTCTTACTTT GACGAGAAGATTCAACATTTGCTGGGCCATTTTAAGAAGGACTTTGAAGCTGGTCTGTCTGCTCAGAATTTGG GTCCAAGGTTTGGTGACTATGGTTCCTTTCTACCTACCTATGAACGCTCTCCTTGTATACCGTCTCATCCAAAGACTCCACAAAGAAACCACCGCTCACCAAAACCTCCTATCAAACTCCACAAGGAg GCTGCGTCTCATAACAGAAAAGAACCTTCAGATGTGCCTCCTTTTGCGAGGCTCGGAAATGCTTCCCATAATTCGCATTCCTTTCATGATGCAATAGCACCTTCAGTAGATGACTCAGTGAAGAGCAACGGAGGAATTTCTTCCAATGATGTAGCTGGAAGGTTCACTTTGAAAGACGATTCTAGAGCAAAGACCGGAAACTCAGCTGAGCAAAGAACACTGAAGTTCCGAATCAAAATGAACTCCAATATATTAGTGAAAAAAAATGCAGAAATTTATAGTGGCCTTGGGCTTGATGACTCTCCATCTTCCTCAATGGGGAATAGCCCTGCGGAAAGTGAAGGCATTCTACCTGTATCTCAACAGAAAGCTGAAGATTCTCCAACCAGCATTATTCAG GTTATGACTTCTTTAACTGTCCCTGGGGGTGTTCTAATATCACCTCTACATGAAAGTTTGCTCAACTTgataaaaactgaaaaagttATTGAAGACATCAGACGTATGTCCTCTCTTAATGGTCATGAAGAACCTTGTTCCATGTCTACTGATGAATCGGATTCTCTTGTTGGGAATGGGCATTTGAAGAAGAGGACAGTGAGACAACATGAAAAGCGGTTGGAATTGAAGCATATGAATGACACTCTCTCTGAGAATGATATCACATTGCATATGAGGAAAAGGTTAGGAAATAGAACACCAGATTGTAAGGACTTTTTCTCTAATGATTTGAAATCGACACCTTTGTCAAGTTCAATTTGTGATGCTGGTGAAACTGCTAAAGTCACAGCCAAAGCTTCTGCAGTCTCCAAGGAGGTTAATGAGAACAGGGTGCAAGGCAGAATAGTTTCTGTTGAAGCATTGAAGGAGTCGTCATTGGAATCTGTATCTGGTCAGGATTTTGAGAAGATTGAAAAGCAAAATGCAGGAAATGGTTTTATGAAAAGTGTTTTAGAAGAGAAACTGGAAAATTCCCACAAGGACATGTCTGCTGACCCTAAGAATAATGACAAGGGTAATCCTTACATGGTGTCCAAAAAGGTTGAGCGTGATGCAGTAATTTGTAAGATAGATAAAAAGCATGAGACTCATCAGAAGGTAAAGGCTGTATCTGAGGGGAAGAATAAATCAAAAGTTTATCAGAGTCCTAGAAAATCTGAGGCTGTTGCAAGAAAAGATGGCCTTGGTGGTGCTAATAATGCACTGACAACTGATAAAGGGAGTGCTGGCTTGGACACTATTAGTAGAAGTAAAATGAATAAAACAAAGTCTCCGAAGGATAGTAAGGTCGGAGATATTAACAAAGATTCATTGAAAGGACACAAATCAGAAAGGAAAGTTGTTGGTCCTCATGGTAATAAtgcaataaaaaatattaacattAATAATGAAAAACAGAGTGCATTTAGGTCTAAAGGAAAGGAAAGACCAAATGGCAATAAAATGGTCAACCAGTTGCTTACTGGGCCATGCATAAAAGATGCTTCAGGTTTATTTCCTATGGTTGAAAATAACCCTGCTCCTGAGACGATTCCATCGGTAGCTGCACCCCTAGTTATTGCAGAAGATTGGGTTGCTTGTGACAATTGCGAGAAGTGGAGGCTTCTACCTACTGGTTTAAAGCCCGAGCAGCTTCCAGAGAAATGGTTGTGTAGTATGCTAAATTGGCT GCCTGGGATGAATTCTTGTGATATCAGTGAGGATGAGACAACTAAGGCAGTTCAAGCGTTTTATCAATTGCCAATTTCTGAGTGTCAAAATAACATGCAAACCCATGCCACTGGAACTGCAATTGGAGTGAGCTCTGCTGATTCTTTGCAATTTGGCCTGAATCACAAGAAGTCCAGCTCTGATGTATTGCCTGACGGAGTAAAGAAGAAGCACGTCGTTAAGGAAAAGACAATGTCAGGAATCAATAATGACGTGCTTCAGTTCTCAAACTCTGCCAAGATAAATGCTCAAGTGTCTGGAAACAATagaagtttgaatgacatgAATCAGCAACCTGCAGACTCAAACccaatgaagaagatgggttctAAACAGTCTAGCAGGTTTAACAATATTGTAGAGGAGAAACATGTGCCTAAACAGAACGATAAGCAAGTAAATGGAG GTGACAGAAAACACATTAAATTGAAACGGAAGATGGATGCTGATCATTATGGATTGGGAACTCCTAAGAAATCAAAAACTGAAAATGTTTGCTATGCTGATGAAAAATTGGATCCTAGCATTGGCCTTGAGAAAGTGGGTCTATCTGCAAGAAATGGTGGTTTACCAGCACAAGCTAGTGGGAAGGATATGAGAAAATATGATGAGTACTGTTCATCTCTGGATGTACAGGACAGATTACTAGTCCCTGTAAAGAAAGAGGGAGATCAAGCTCAGGTTTCGTCAGGTGGTGGGTCCTTGGATGTGAAGAACAGCCGCAAAAATGATGGTCTAATGAAGAAAAGGAAAGTGCAGGACTGGTTGGATGATGAGAAGCATAACACCTCTCACTCCTTGCATGCTGATAAGCAGTGTGGTGAAGAGGGAAATGCAAGTAAATTTAGGAAGGAAAAGAAGCATAAAATTTTGAATGAAGAGGTACGATCAGTAATTGAAGGTGATGATAATTTGACAAAAGTTGGGATGAGGCAAGTTTGCCTATTAGACAATAGGGACCAATTTGGGACAGAAGTAAGATATGTCGATAAAGGCCACCAACCAAGGAAGCATAGAAAAAATATTGCATCTCATCGAGCTTTGGATGGTATGGATCCACTGGGCAAGAATTTGGGTTCTAGACAGCTTTCATTGGCAGAGacttcaagctcttctaaggTTTCTGGGTCTCTTAAAGCTAAAACCAACTTTGATGATGTGAGAGGTTCACCTGTGGAATCTGTTTCCTCATCACCTTCTAGGGCCTGTAACTTGAATAAGCGTATTTTGGCAGTAGGGGGCATTTCAGTGAAGGATGATGCTACAAAAGGTGGTTTCTCTTCAGTAGGTTCCAGGAGAAGCATGGATTGTAGGGAGGGAAAGCTATcaataaaattgaagaaggaccgAGTTTCATATAACTCACATCCTGGATCTCACAAATTATCTTCAATAGAGTACCAGGTTGAGGAAGCTAAAGGCAAAGCCACAGTCCAAGCTaaaacttcttctgaaattaAGTATAATCATTTGCTTAAAGATGGTGTTCCAATTGAACAACATGGAGATGATGCCAATGACATGCATCACGAGGAGAAAGTAAATGAGGACAACCAGGAAAATGATTTTTCTTGGCAGAAATCTGATAAGAATACTTCATTGCACAACATGGAAAAGAACGAAAGATCTGCTTCTCAGGTTGTTACAGATAAGATGAAGGCTTCAGGTTCGGAGAATTGTCATTCCAAAAATGGCAGGAGGTATGATTCAGCAGTTGACCCAAGTTATCATGCATCTGGTCCCGAGACAAGAAATGATGCTAAATACTGCTCTTTGAAGTCTAGATGCGGGACTGACAATATTCTTAAGAAGAGTTCTTTAAGACACGGGTCAACGGAAACTTCAAAGCAAACTGTGCTGAAGCAAAGAGACTTTGAGAATTCTGTTCTGAAGATGGATACTCAATGTAGCACTGATAAAAAGACCATCTCCCAGCAGAACCTGACTCAGGATGGTGACGAAGAAAGCAAAGCTCATGTATGCACAGAATCTAGAGATGGGAAATCCATAGTTCTCTCATCTGCTGCGGGTCAAATCAAAAGGGAAACTCACGTGTGTTCTAGAACTCTAATGGGAGATAACTCTAATGCCAATGCAGATGTGTCTGGCAACGGTGGTGTGACCAGGTTAAAGAGAAATTCTGCTGATGTTAGCAGCAATCTTTTAGTTAATTGTAGTTCCGTAAATTTTGCACCTGAACAACAACTCACTGTATCAAGTCCTCTGGGAGCAAATTCTAGCCAAACTGCTGGTGACACCCTGGATGAGGCCATAAAACTAAAAGATAGAGCAGATCATTACAAG aacTCTGGGTTTAATTTTGAAAGCAATGAGACTTATTTTCAAGCTGGTTTGAAGTTTCTGCACGGAGCATCTCGATTAGAAAGTTGTCACAGTGAGAGTAGCAAGCATGGGGAGATGAATCATATGCAAATTTATGTTACTGCAGCCAAACTTTTAAAGTAA
- the LOC130722183 gene encoding cysteine-tryptophan domain-containing zinc finger protein 3-like isoform X1 → MEENTELEEGEACYHDDDDDKGINYLDSLSYFDEKIQHLLGHFKKDFEAGLSAQNLGPRFGDYGSFLPTYERSPCIPSHPKTPQRNHRSPKPPIKLHKEAASHNRKEPSDVPPFARLGNASHNSHSFHDAIAPSVDDSVKSNGGISSNDVAGRFTLKDDSRAKTGNSAEQRTLKFRIKMNSNILVKKNAEIYSGLGLDDSPSSSMGNSPAESEGILPVSQQKAEDSPTSIIQVMTSLTVPGGVLISPLHESLLNLIKTEKVIEDIRRMSSLNGHEEPCSMSTDESDSLVGNGHLKKRTVRQHEKRLELKHMNDTLSENDITLHMRKRLGNRTPDCKDFFSNDLKSTPLSSSICDAGETAKVTAKASAVSKEVNENRVQGRIVSVEALKESSLESVSGQDFEKIEKQNAGNGFMKSVLEEKLENSHKDMSADPKNNDKGNPYMVSKKVERDAVICKIDKKHETHQKVKAVSEGKNKSKVYQSPRKSEAVARKDGLGGANNALTTDKGSAGLDTISRSKMNKTKSPKDSKVGDINKDSLKGHKSERKVVGPHGNNAIKNININNEKQSAFRSKGKERPNGNKMVNQLLTGPCIKDASGLFPMVENNPAPETIPSVAAPLVIAEDWVACDNCEKWRLLPTGLKPEQLPEKWLCSMLNWLPGMNSCDISEDETTKAVQAFYQLPISECQNNMQTHATGTAIGVSSADSLQFGLNHKKSSSDVLPDGVKKKHVVKEKTMSGINNDVLQFSNSAKINAQVSGNNRSLNDMNQQPADSNPMKKMGSKQSSRFNNIVEEKHVPKQNDKQVNGGDRKHIKLKRKMDADHYGLGTPKKSKTENVCYADEKLDPSIGLEKVGLSARNGGLPAQASGKDMRKYDEYCSSLDVQDRLLVPVKKEGDQAQVSSGGGSLDVKNSRKNDGLMKKRKVQDWLDDEKHNTSHSLHADKQCGEEGNASKFRKEKKHKILNEEVRSVIEGDDNLTKVGMRQVCLLDNRDQFGTEVRYVDKGHQPRKHRKNIASHRALDGMDPLGKNLGSRQLSLAETSSSSKVSGSLKAKTNFDDVRGSPVESVSSSPSRACNLNKRILAVGGISVKDDATKGGFSSVGSRRSMDCREGKLSIKLKKDRVSYNSHPGSHKLSSIEYQVEEAKGKATVQAKTSSEIKYNHLLKDGVPIEQHGDDANDMHHEEKVNEDNQENDFSWQKSDKNTSLHNMEKNERSASQVVTDKMKASGSENCHSKNGRRYDSAVDPSYHASGPETRNDAKYCSLKSRCGTDNILKKSSLRHGSTETSKQTVLKQRDFENSVLKMDTQCSTDKKTISQQNLTQDGDEESKAHVCTESRDGKSIVLSSAAGQIKRETHVCSRTLMGDNSNANADVSGNGGVTRLKRNSADVSSNLLVNCSSVNFAPEQQLTVSSPLGANSSQTAGDTLDEAIKLKDRADHYKNSGFNFESNETYFQAGLKFLHGASRLESCHSESSKHGEMNHMQIYVTAAKLLKSCAHEYESRQEMATAALAYKCMEVAYMRVVYCKHSSINRDRHELQTTLQMISQGESPSSSASDVDNFNIQAAVDKTALPRVTNAHVVGNQVISAQTRPSLVKLLDFTQYMHFAMEASRKCESTFAAASNVIMEEARKRDCITCIRKIIDFSFQDVDELIRLVWNAAKAISHAGLGGARD, encoded by the exons ATGGAAGAGAATACTGAGCTTGAGGAAGGAGAGGCTTGctatcatgatgatgatgatgataaaggCATCAATTACCTTGATTCTCTGTCTTACTTT GACGAGAAGATTCAACATTTGCTGGGCCATTTTAAGAAGGACTTTGAAGCTGGTCTGTCTGCTCAGAATTTGG GTCCAAGGTTTGGTGACTATGGTTCCTTTCTACCTACCTATGAACGCTCTCCTTGTATACCGTCTCATCCAAAGACTCCACAAAGAAACCACCGCTCACCAAAACCTCCTATCAAACTCCACAAGGAg GCTGCGTCTCATAACAGAAAAGAACCTTCAGATGTGCCTCCTTTTGCGAGGCTCGGAAATGCTTCCCATAATTCGCATTCCTTTCATGATGCAATAGCACCTTCAGTAGATGACTCAGTGAAGAGCAACGGAGGAATTTCTTCCAATGATGTAGCTGGAAGGTTCACTTTGAAAGACGATTCTAGAGCAAAGACCGGAAACTCAGCTGAGCAAAGAACACTGAAGTTCCGAATCAAAATGAACTCCAATATATTAGTGAAAAAAAATGCAGAAATTTATAGTGGCCTTGGGCTTGATGACTCTCCATCTTCCTCAATGGGGAATAGCCCTGCGGAAAGTGAAGGCATTCTACCTGTATCTCAACAGAAAGCTGAAGATTCTCCAACCAGCATTATTCAG GTTATGACTTCTTTAACTGTCCCTGGGGGTGTTCTAATATCACCTCTACATGAAAGTTTGCTCAACTTgataaaaactgaaaaagttATTGAAGACATCAGACGTATGTCCTCTCTTAATGGTCATGAAGAACCTTGTTCCATGTCTACTGATGAATCGGATTCTCTTGTTGGGAATGGGCATTTGAAGAAGAGGACAGTGAGACAACATGAAAAGCGGTTGGAATTGAAGCATATGAATGACACTCTCTCTGAGAATGATATCACATTGCATATGAGGAAAAGGTTAGGAAATAGAACACCAGATTGTAAGGACTTTTTCTCTAATGATTTGAAATCGACACCTTTGTCAAGTTCAATTTGTGATGCTGGTGAAACTGCTAAAGTCACAGCCAAAGCTTCTGCAGTCTCCAAGGAGGTTAATGAGAACAGGGTGCAAGGCAGAATAGTTTCTGTTGAAGCATTGAAGGAGTCGTCATTGGAATCTGTATCTGGTCAGGATTTTGAGAAGATTGAAAAGCAAAATGCAGGAAATGGTTTTATGAAAAGTGTTTTAGAAGAGAAACTGGAAAATTCCCACAAGGACATGTCTGCTGACCCTAAGAATAATGACAAGGGTAATCCTTACATGGTGTCCAAAAAGGTTGAGCGTGATGCAGTAATTTGTAAGATAGATAAAAAGCATGAGACTCATCAGAAGGTAAAGGCTGTATCTGAGGGGAAGAATAAATCAAAAGTTTATCAGAGTCCTAGAAAATCTGAGGCTGTTGCAAGAAAAGATGGCCTTGGTGGTGCTAATAATGCACTGACAACTGATAAAGGGAGTGCTGGCTTGGACACTATTAGTAGAAGTAAAATGAATAAAACAAAGTCTCCGAAGGATAGTAAGGTCGGAGATATTAACAAAGATTCATTGAAAGGACACAAATCAGAAAGGAAAGTTGTTGGTCCTCATGGTAATAAtgcaataaaaaatattaacattAATAATGAAAAACAGAGTGCATTTAGGTCTAAAGGAAAGGAAAGACCAAATGGCAATAAAATGGTCAACCAGTTGCTTACTGGGCCATGCATAAAAGATGCTTCAGGTTTATTTCCTATGGTTGAAAATAACCCTGCTCCTGAGACGATTCCATCGGTAGCTGCACCCCTAGTTATTGCAGAAGATTGGGTTGCTTGTGACAATTGCGAGAAGTGGAGGCTTCTACCTACTGGTTTAAAGCCCGAGCAGCTTCCAGAGAAATGGTTGTGTAGTATGCTAAATTGGCT GCCTGGGATGAATTCTTGTGATATCAGTGAGGATGAGACAACTAAGGCAGTTCAAGCGTTTTATCAATTGCCAATTTCTGAGTGTCAAAATAACATGCAAACCCATGCCACTGGAACTGCAATTGGAGTGAGCTCTGCTGATTCTTTGCAATTTGGCCTGAATCACAAGAAGTCCAGCTCTGATGTATTGCCTGACGGAGTAAAGAAGAAGCACGTCGTTAAGGAAAAGACAATGTCAGGAATCAATAATGACGTGCTTCAGTTCTCAAACTCTGCCAAGATAAATGCTCAAGTGTCTGGAAACAATagaagtttgaatgacatgAATCAGCAACCTGCAGACTCAAACccaatgaagaagatgggttctAAACAGTCTAGCAGGTTTAACAATATTGTAGAGGAGAAACATGTGCCTAAACAGAACGATAAGCAAGTAAATGGAG GTGACAGAAAACACATTAAATTGAAACGGAAGATGGATGCTGATCATTATGGATTGGGAACTCCTAAGAAATCAAAAACTGAAAATGTTTGCTATGCTGATGAAAAATTGGATCCTAGCATTGGCCTTGAGAAAGTGGGTCTATCTGCAAGAAATGGTGGTTTACCAGCACAAGCTAGTGGGAAGGATATGAGAAAATATGATGAGTACTGTTCATCTCTGGATGTACAGGACAGATTACTAGTCCCTGTAAAGAAAGAGGGAGATCAAGCTCAGGTTTCGTCAGGTGGTGGGTCCTTGGATGTGAAGAACAGCCGCAAAAATGATGGTCTAATGAAGAAAAGGAAAGTGCAGGACTGGTTGGATGATGAGAAGCATAACACCTCTCACTCCTTGCATGCTGATAAGCAGTGTGGTGAAGAGGGAAATGCAAGTAAATTTAGGAAGGAAAAGAAGCATAAAATTTTGAATGAAGAGGTACGATCAGTAATTGAAGGTGATGATAATTTGACAAAAGTTGGGATGAGGCAAGTTTGCCTATTAGACAATAGGGACCAATTTGGGACAGAAGTAAGATATGTCGATAAAGGCCACCAACCAAGGAAGCATAGAAAAAATATTGCATCTCATCGAGCTTTGGATGGTATGGATCCACTGGGCAAGAATTTGGGTTCTAGACAGCTTTCATTGGCAGAGacttcaagctcttctaaggTTTCTGGGTCTCTTAAAGCTAAAACCAACTTTGATGATGTGAGAGGTTCACCTGTGGAATCTGTTTCCTCATCACCTTCTAGGGCCTGTAACTTGAATAAGCGTATTTTGGCAGTAGGGGGCATTTCAGTGAAGGATGATGCTACAAAAGGTGGTTTCTCTTCAGTAGGTTCCAGGAGAAGCATGGATTGTAGGGAGGGAAAGCTATcaataaaattgaagaaggaccgAGTTTCATATAACTCACATCCTGGATCTCACAAATTATCTTCAATAGAGTACCAGGTTGAGGAAGCTAAAGGCAAAGCCACAGTCCAAGCTaaaacttcttctgaaattaAGTATAATCATTTGCTTAAAGATGGTGTTCCAATTGAACAACATGGAGATGATGCCAATGACATGCATCACGAGGAGAAAGTAAATGAGGACAACCAGGAAAATGATTTTTCTTGGCAGAAATCTGATAAGAATACTTCATTGCACAACATGGAAAAGAACGAAAGATCTGCTTCTCAGGTTGTTACAGATAAGATGAAGGCTTCAGGTTCGGAGAATTGTCATTCCAAAAATGGCAGGAGGTATGATTCAGCAGTTGACCCAAGTTATCATGCATCTGGTCCCGAGACAAGAAATGATGCTAAATACTGCTCTTTGAAGTCTAGATGCGGGACTGACAATATTCTTAAGAAGAGTTCTTTAAGACACGGGTCAACGGAAACTTCAAAGCAAACTGTGCTGAAGCAAAGAGACTTTGAGAATTCTGTTCTGAAGATGGATACTCAATGTAGCACTGATAAAAAGACCATCTCCCAGCAGAACCTGACTCAGGATGGTGACGAAGAAAGCAAAGCTCATGTATGCACAGAATCTAGAGATGGGAAATCCATAGTTCTCTCATCTGCTGCGGGTCAAATCAAAAGGGAAACTCACGTGTGTTCTAGAACTCTAATGGGAGATAACTCTAATGCCAATGCAGATGTGTCTGGCAACGGTGGTGTGACCAGGTTAAAGAGAAATTCTGCTGATGTTAGCAGCAATCTTTTAGTTAATTGTAGTTCCGTAAATTTTGCACCTGAACAACAACTCACTGTATCAAGTCCTCTGGGAGCAAATTCTAGCCAAACTGCTGGTGACACCCTGGATGAGGCCATAAAACTAAAAGATAGAGCAGATCATTACAAG aacTCTGGGTTTAATTTTGAAAGCAATGAGACTTATTTTCAAGCTGGTTTGAAGTTTCTGCACGGAGCATCTCGATTAGAAAGTTGTCACAGTGAGAGTAGCAAGCATGGGGAGATGAATCATATGCAAATTTATGTTACTGCAGCCAAACTTTTAAA ATCTTGTGCCCATGAATATGAAAGTCGCCAAGAAATGGCAACAGCTGCTTTGGCATATAAATGCATGGAGGTGGCATACATGAGAGTGGTTTATTGCAAACATTCTAGTATAAATAGAGATCGACATGAGTTGCAAACAACTCTTCAAATGATTTCTCAAG GTGAATCTCCTTCATCTTCAGCATCCGATGTTGATAACTTCAACATTCAGGCGGCAGTTGATAAGACTGCTTTGCCCAGGGTTACTAATGCTCATGTTGTTGGTAACCAAGTCATATCTGCTCAAACTCGTCCAAGCCTGGTCAAGCTTCTTGATTTT ACGCAGTATATGCATTTTGCAATGGAGGCTTCTAGAAAATGTGAAAGCACCTTCGCAGCTGCTAGTAATGTGATAATGGAAGAGGCACGGAAGAGGGACTGTATAACTTGTATTAGGAAGATTATTGATTTCAGCTTCCAGGATGTAGATGAGCTTATACGTCTGGTTTGGAATGCAGCAAAAGCCATAAGTCATGCTGGCCTTGGTGGTGCTAGAGATTAA
- the LOC130724304 gene encoding protein SRG1: MAPVPISTLNVGHIDDVQELRKTKPKTIPQRFVRDMTERPTLDDTALSSPQSDLPVIDFSKLSKGNKEEVLSELCKLAIACEEWGFFQVINHEIDLNLLESIENMSREFFMQPLEEKQKYPMAPGTVQGYGQAFVFSEDQKLDWCNMFALGIEPHYVRNPNLWPKKPARLSETIEEYSEGIRKLCQYLLEYIALGLGLKGDAFEKVFGAAVQAIRMNYYPPCSRPDLVLGLSPHSDGSALTVLQQAKGSPVGLQILKNSTWVPVQPIPNALVINIGDTLEVLTNGKYRSVEHRAVAHEEQDRLSIVTFYAPSYEVELGPMQEFFDENHPCKYRRYNHGEYSKHYVTNKLQGKKTLDFAKIQVENTN; the protein is encoded by the exons ATGGCTCCTGTACCTATTTCTACCCTCAATGTTGGACACATTGATGATGTCCAAGAACTGAGAAAAACTAAGCCAAAGACAATTCCTCAAAGATTTGTAAGAGACATGACAGAAAGACCAACACTTGATGACACTGCTCTTTCCTCACCACAGAGTGACCTGCCTGTCATTGATTTCTCTAAGCTTAGCAAAGGGAACAAAGAGGAAGTCCTCAGTGAACTTTGCAAGCTTGCAATTGCTTGTGAAGAGTGGGGATTTTTTCAG GTAATCAATCATGAGATTGACCTCAATCTGTTGGAGAGCATAGAGAATATGAGCAGGGAGTTTTTCATGCAACCTTTGGAAGAAAAACAGAAATATCCAATGGCTCCAGGGACAGTCCAAGGGTATGGACAGGCTTTTGTTTTCTCAGAGGACCAGAAGCTGGACTGGTGCAACATGTTTGCTCTTGGAATTGAACCTCACTATGTTAGGAACCCAAATCTATGGCCAAAGAAGCCAGCAAGATTAAG TGAAACAATTGAAGAGTACTCTGAAGGAATCAGGAAACTTTGCCAGTATCTGCTAGAATACATAGCTTTAGGCCTGGGATTGAAAGGGGACGCATTTGAGAAAGTGTTTGGTGCAGCAGTGCAAGCCATAAGGATGAACTACTACCCACCATGTTCCAGGCCTGACCTTGTCTTGGGCCTGAGCCCCCATTCAGATGGAAGTGCCCTCACTGTGCTGCAGCAAGCAAAGGGAAGCCCAGTTGGGCTTCAAATACTAAAGAACAGCACATGGGTTCCTGTTCAGCCAATTCCAAATGCTCTTGTCATCAACATTGGAGACACATTAGAA GTTCTTACCAATGGAAAATACAGGAGTGTGGAGCACAGAgctgtggctcatgaggagcaAGATAGGCTTTCAATTGTGACATTTTATGCTCCTAGCTATGAAGTGGAGCTTGGACCAATGCAAGAATTTTTTGATGAAAACCACCCATGCAAGTATAGAAGATACAACCATGGAGAGTACAGTAAACATTATGTGACAAACAAGTTACAAGGAAAAAAGACCCTGGACTTTGCCAAGATCCAAGTAGAAAATACAAACTAG